ggcgcgtagcgccggaacaCCACtagttactaataaataaaacaacatGGGGAGGTTCTGTACGGACTTGGGTACGGTCAGATGCAAAAGGATAGCAAATCCATCTATCGATCGGACACTTAAAATTCGGGTCGAATAGAACATGATTCCAAATTTCCAATAGCTACATACATACTGACATACATCGTTATCTTTGCATATACTAAGGTGGACTGGAATACGAAAAAAATAGAGAGGCTTTAAGAACCCGATATTTTGATTGGGTTTTGGTTTGTGAACTAACATACTTTGTAAATAATGTCTGATTCTTGGCATACTTTGTAAATAATGCGCGCGCAAACTACCCAACGAATTGATAGAAGTGTTTACTTAATGGATATCACATAGCTAACGGGCCAACATGGGCCTAAATGGAGCGAGTTGTGTAATCAACAAAGACAGCCAGCGAACAGTaacgattcttttttttttcttaactcgAGAGCGTCGACAAAAAAGAGAATCCGGtgggtgagagagagagagaattggCGACCCTTAGATTCAGTCGTAATATCTCTTCCGATCATCTGTGTGTTCTTATCGAATTGATAAACTTGTAAgcaccttcttcttcctcaattcTCTGATTCCATCTAttattgttttgaaattttctgaTAGCTTCTTGAGCTTGTTTTGATACCAATCTACTAGTGTTTTAGTATCATCACATATGGAATCAATTGATCTTTGATTTGTGACAGCTGTTGTGTGAGTTAGTTTCTTGAAGAAGCAATGATTGGACTGTTTAAAGTAAAGGAGAAGCAAAGGGAACAAGCTCAGAACGCTagcagaggaggaggagcttcTGTCAAGAAGCAATCTGCCGGTGAACTTCGTCTCCACAAAGGTCtctgtctatatatatatatgttttgatctTTCTTTCCTAATCGTCTTATCTTTCTTAAGTTTTTAAATCTTTCTCGGTTGTTTTGATTGGTGGTGTAGATATATCAGAGTTGAATCTTCCGAGCTCTTGCACGATATCATTTCCCAATGGCAAAGATGATTTGATGAACTTTGAAGTCTCCATTAAACCCGATGATGGTTACTACCAGTTAAGTCCTGAGTTTTTTTTCCATTTAGAACGGTTCTGaaactcatttttattttaaatttttttttgtcttatgaATGATACAGTAATGGTAAGTTTGTTTTCACCTTCCAAGTCTCTCCTGTCTATCCTCATGAAGCTCCTAAAGTTAAATGCAAAACCAAGGTATGATTATGAATAAGCTCCTTCCTTGTAGCTCTCTATCTTTACTTCCTGATTGTTTGCTTTATTAGGTTTATCATCCCAATATCGATTTGGAAGGAAACGTTTGCCTCAACATCTTGCGTGAAGACTGGAAACCTGTTCTCAACATTAACACTGTTATCTATGGACTCTTCCATCTTTTCACGGTAATAAACATTACCACAGGAACCCAACTCTGTGTTATTTTGTCTTCTTAAAACTGAGTGTTCTTTATTCCCTCAGGAACCCAACTCTGAAGATCCCTTGAACCATGAAGCTGCGCAGGTTTTAAGGGATAACCCAAAGCTCTTTGAGACCAATGTCCGTAGAGCTATGACCGGTGGATATGTTGGTCAAACCTTCTTCCCTCGCTGTATCTAACAAAAAAAGCTCTGGTTGGTCTTCTTCAAGCAAGAAAGATAAGAACCTGAAAACCACTTTATCCTCCAATGTAATTCCTGTCTCAAAGGACCCTTGTTTGTTTGCTTGCCTTTGAAAAAACGTTCTCCCTTTCCCTTAGAGACTGAAAGGAAATGAAAACTCAAAAATTGTGGATTTGGTTTTTCGGTTTCAGTTTATAAGTGTGTGGTAATTAATGAACAACTGAAAACTCTCAAGATCATTTCAGACCAAACAGAACCGCCATCATAGAACATCCAAGAATCacgttataaaatataaaacttattaaTCTTGAAAGAAAAACGTGATAAAATTTATGAGTTATCAAATTTGCAAACAATTTACAAACGCAATAACCTATATTGACCTGAGCATTGAACAGTTTTGAGAAATGAGAATAGTTTGGTTGGTTTGGGTCCTTTGGGACTCAATGGGCGCCGCACGATTAATTAGATTAGAGTATTCAACTTAATCAAAGTAGATTAAATTTGTACGTGACCACGCCGTACAGATTGATGTTAATATTCGCCACGTGAGTGATTTGATCCAAAGTCACTGACAGATTGGATATTTTTGTATCACcaattattgttttttcttttcaatttcgTGTTCTTTGGGTTTGTGAATATAAATGATAGAACGTGGTCTAAATCAATAACACAAAATAATGCAAAATAATAGAAactaaacaagaaaaataacgCGAATAGTTTCATTTGATTGGTAAGTAGttataagtaatatttttaatactattttaaaataagtcgAAATTGTGAAAAACTAATCGGTgagtatataaataaatggtTTGTGTTTAATTATACTCCTAAAATTAGTTGGCTTGGCTGTAATAATAGCATGAATCCAGCTGGGGATTCTGCTTCCTGTCTTTGCTCACGCCTAACTGGAACCGCACGTGGTCCGACCACGATGATCCAAATGGtgtcatttctttatacttaaaaatgtttttagtttttttttaaattacgtAGATACATTTGAATGAATCTTGATGATTAGAGAGCTCAATAAACATCTAATAATTAAAGTAATTTGTTGGATTTTTATGGAGTTGAATATCACCGTTTTGAGTTATTTAGAGTCTACAAATAAAACCCtcacttaaaaaatattttagaagatGGAAATATAATTATAGATACGCATACATGAACTAGGAAATATTATACATTTCAATTATTCGATTAGACAACTCGAATAAATCACATACATTTACTTGtacaaagaaaaattatgtGGAACTAAAAGccctttttttatcaaaaaaaaactaaaagcccttttctcaaaaaaaaaagttatgtggAACTCTTGTGAGTTGTATCAATGGTCCTTGCAAACTCATGATATGACAATATGCAATCATGTCGTCATATTTTACAATTACAAATCTATTTTCAATTATGTTTACAATGCTTTctgtgccaaaaaaaaaagttcctaACTCATTAAATCGCAAAGAAAAAGATACCAATTCATCGAATAGTGAAGGGGAAACAACGAGGGGACCACAGCTCGTGCGTTACATTAATCCAACACGTGTAAGATAACTTGCAAAGCGGACCACGGATCGCACGTGCGGGGAGACAAACAAGTTATATTCAGACACGATGAAGAAAAGTTGTAGCCAATAGGCTTAAGAGTCACCgtaataattaaaagaaacGCTCTCTCCCCTCGTGCGCCAGACTGACAAAGACTTCATAAAGAGAGATTCACAGaaacatagagagagagagagatcagagCTTTTTCAATGgcagcaggaggaggaggaggaggatcatCGTCTGGAAGAACTCCAACGTGGAAAGAGAGGGAGAACAATAAGAGGagggagaggaggagaagagcCATCACGGCAAAGATTTACTCTGGTCTCAGGGGTCAAGGTAACTACAAGCTTCCTAAGCACTGCGATAACAACGAGGTCCTTAAAGCTCTCTGTCTCGAAGCTGGTTGGATCGTCGAAGACGATGGCACCACTTATCGCAAGGTACCTGATCTTTCttctaataattaattaacCTAAAATACTTTTACATGAGAAGAATCTCAAAATGATTCATTACCGATCTATTTCAAATCTTAGTAACTCAGTCTTGTCTTCGTTGTAATAACATCTTGGTGACGCCAAGAAATAGATAGTTTGAATATCTGTTTCAGTGTTAAGGAATTCTATAAACGGTAATTAATTAAACGTTTTACATGAGATTATTGATTAGTTGAGCGCCAAAAATCAGTCAAAATTTACGTTACTTTGTTGCATATGCGGACACCTAAGTACCGCTTACAGCGATTTTTATAACAGATGGATTTTTAGAATATTGATCTGTTTTTGAATTGTGTGACAGGGGTCTAAGCCACCAGCATCAGACATGTTAGGAACTCCGACAACATTCAGCACAAACTCTTCAATCCAACCAAGTCCACAATCATCTGCTTTCCCAAGCCCAGCACCTTCTTACCATGGAAGTCCCGTCTCCTCTTCCTTCCCTAGCCCGTCTCGTTATGACGGTAACCCTTCCTCGTACCTTCTCCTCCCTTTCCTACACAACATCGCTTCTTCCATTCCAGCAAACCTTCCCCCTCTTAGAATATCAAACAGCGCGCCTGTTACTCCGCCTCTGTCCTCTCCTACTTCTCGTGGCTCAAAGAGGAAACTCATGACACAACAGTTGCCAACTAATGGGTTGAGACATCCGCTTTTCGCTATCTCAGCTCCATCTAGTCCTACACGCCGTGCTGGTCACCAAACACCACCTACTATACCTGAGTGTGACGAGTCCGAGGAGAGTTCGTTTGAGGATTCAGGAAGGTggattaattttcaatctacaGCTCCTAGCTCACCAACGTTTAATCTTGTGAACCAAACATCTATGGTTATTGACATGAAGAGATCAGACTGGGGGATTTCTGGTATGAATATGAAGGGTTCAGAGTTTGAATTCGAGAATGGAACTGTTAAGCCATGGGAAGGTGAAATGATTCATGAAGTTGGCGTAGAAGATCTCGAGCTCACGCTAGGCGGCACTAAAACCCGATGCTGAGGCTAAGATCGTGTCTTTGTGATCATAACCTATGCAAATCTTGGACATTGTACAGGAGTTCGTGTGGCCGAGGAAGGTCGAACCTTTTAGATAATGTTACCTTTATCCGTTTATGCTTAAAAATGTTCTTTTGTGATGTTAATGTGACTAGAGATGTAATGTATGCTTGGTCACAGGATAATGAATGGGTTTTTGATAATATAAGTTGTTTGCAGATATGATAatattcagatttttttctttctagtaACTGTTAGTATAGAGTTTATTATGGACTTTTGTGGTATGTATTGAGTTTGGTGCAAAGAAGTATTTTGAATGAAACGAAACCTCCACGAACGAACATGAGAGGATAATGGACCCCTCCCATGtgctttctctttttctttttgctggGACCTAAAACAACTAATTCCTTCTATCACCAATTTGcacttgttttctttcttttataataAGTCATCGCGTGTTGTAAATTAAATACTTGGTTCTATATGTCGTAACTCTCACGATACAAGACAATATTTTCATTGCCCATTTGTTGAGGCAACTATAACACGACCTACTTTGGGTCCACACGTGAGACTGATTtgcttatttttattctatattttcttcCTTTGGTGGTGAATTACGATCAAAACATTGTTCATCTACATATGACACGTCAATGATCATGCCTAACTAAATTAAGGCTATTCACTTTTATTTGCAATTTTTCGGAAGGGAACGATTCAACATATTAATCCGGCACATTACATTTATACTCGAACACATTTCCGAGAATAAATGGAAAACTGTATCAAGAGCTACTGAagatatgttaaaataaaaacaaggttTTAAAATGTGGAGTGTCTGTCTTATTTCCACTTTTTACTTATTGGTATGGTAAAAGTAGCGTTTCTCAAAATGGAATATGTGAGTGATTCTATTTGTGTCTATGTTTGTGAATGATTCTATTTGTGTGTATGTTTTAGAGACATTGATTTGTTGTAGTTGGATTTAATTCAACATGTGTTGTATTCATGATTGTATAATGCTTGACAACTTAAATATAATAGAAATACAACAATAGATTGATTATTTACTTGACTCCAGAGTTCAAAAATTGTTGAATGGTATGACTAAAACTTTAATGACAATTCTAGTTATATCAAACTTATAACATTTGACAATGGTCAACTTGATATAACTAGGATTTTAATTATACTAAGTTGTACTCATGTGATGATGATATAACTtggtaaaactatttttttagtttatagttttatttttggatttgtttttgtaattgcATAGATATGTAGATATAAAAGAAgaaagggaaaattgccaatagagaacaaaaaaataagggtgttgtccctttggtataaatttttttttgtctaatttttctcatttttaccctttgtatttcttaaaattaataaaataaatacttttgtgaataaaaaagatattaaaaatataaacaattaataaaacacccatatacacaagctgatattttttttttctttcaaaaagttgataaataaaaatttgaaaatacattatactaaaggtagaatgtgtcttctacggaaaatggtatagtaaaaacgatttttaaaataaacacgttcatctacttCTTTTAGAACGCAcgttctactatttactaaatttctaaataagtggaatgcgcattctactaatcgtaaagttatctacttttcgtccgaatgcatcttctacttttattaagtattctaaatttcggggaatgtgttttctaaaatgtactcttacgtctactaaaagtagaaaagCGTGTTCATGATTTTTGTCaatattctaaacttttagaatgcgccttctacggataagaatATCTGATTTTTgcaaaaattaatgaaagtttcagttaaggaaatattttaaaaatctcctaaaacattctaacttcctaaaacgtgttattttcgattttacttgtcaaaaactaaaaaaagacgcctaaattaatgaaatttcagttaagaaaatattttaaaaatctcataaaaatattcaaactttCTAAAACGTGTTATGTTCGATTTTACTTGTGAAAAActgattttgcatttttttcttcataaatcTATGATATCTCCATAGTTTGTCTTGTGATTTTCACAAAttcttattctatttttctaaatataataaaaactaaaaaatttacaaacattttaagctttttataagaaaagactttgtaaatgtttttataaagtttatttaaagttttttactaaaaactttttgtgaagttttatttttatttatataaagtttacaaagtttgctattattaaaaaaaaattaaaatttttatttttattaaaggtttgataaaatttaaaagtttacaaaagttttaaaagttttgaaaaataaaaactttgtaaaatattttgtataaagtttgttttaaagtttttattaatttttattgaaaagttttattttaattttatttttgttttttttttattttttatttttttattttttatttatttttatttattttttaatttttttttattttttttacttttataaagtttacaagttttattttattaaagtttatcaaaaagttttaaactttttatttttgataaacttaatttaacattttttattaaaacgatttgtaaattatttttatttgataaagtttacgaatttattttattaaaactttttaaaaagttctatttttattttccttttttaaaacatttttagttaatttttcttaaaaaattattagtttaatgtgtttaattagattaattaaGGGTTATTTTtaggattatgaaaaaaattatactaaaaggacaactaaatgatggttttatattATAGAGACAACCATgatgaatttttgttttctattggcaattttccttaaaaaaaatcagataaaaaGGGGAAAATCGAAAGAAAAAGCGAGaaatcaataaagaaattaaatagaaaagattgaagaagaagaaaatgagaaaCATAATAATAGTAGAAGAATAAAGATTGATTAAATTTGAAAGAACAAAGAAACGAAAtcaaataagaagaaaatacTAAGAAGAAATTGAAACGAAAATCAAGAAAAATAGGAACGAGAAAATTACATAGATATatgagaaaaaatgaaaaaaaaagaatatagagATTAAGAAAAACTGAAATTAGATATAGTGGCATAAGTGGTAAACAACTGATCTCATTAAAGGAAAAcatagttttaattattttagtaaaaaataaataaaatataatagaaatatttttaaaatatttgtttcaaaaatatattttcacattttcaatgtattaattaattataagttGTAAActtctaaaaacataattatggttattgaaattttattagttaagagatatataaaatagttaattacaaaaataaaatattgataatcaaaaatttatatgttttttattatgtgtaaaaattctaaaacataaaaacatagagtataagggggatgtattcaatttagcatttgatgtgatttgatttttaatggagctttagatgattttaataagttgcagagatttaggtgatttttgttaaactactctagaatatcacctaaaacaatgggatttgagttttattttttttaactaagaaactccacccaaacaccctaaaatcacctcaaaattttaaaatcccacaacttaaaatattttcaataacagtgaatttcagagtactttacgaaatgtcaagtttaataacagtgaattttaaatgagtttttaaaattcatgtttgaataacagtggatttgttattttcaataagttgtgggattttaaaatcacctcaaaattttaaaatcccacaacttaaaatattttcaataacagtggatttcagagtactttacgaaatgtcaagttcaataacagtgaattttaaatgagtttttaaaattcatgtttgaataacagtggatttgtcattttaatacaaatcacctaaaattctcagttgaatacaccccctaaGAGAGTTACCTTTTCATCATCATCCTAATAGCTGACGGAAACCTACCGTATGTTCTCTTTTTCCAAATCAAATCGTATAATTTTCCTAGATTATGGTAGTTTAAATATAGTAGAATacataagtatatatattttctggtAACATTCGTATCAGAAACTCACATAAAAGAAACAcaataatctttttattttataggaaTTCACATTTGTAGAAAATAATCAAAGAGACAATAgtaataagaagaaaaagaagaagcatgTACACACAACCATTAACGTAAGAACCTTATGATATGGTTCAATGTTCTTCCGATAATGgcgaaatttaaaaaaaaaacactccgAAAAAAATGGATGGAATTGAATAAaacaagagaaataaagaaGCCATCAGGGCTCAAGGTTGTGCAAGTCTTTTGACAATTGCAGCCATGTAGTTTCCTTGATGTTCAGCAAGAGCCAACTCTGTCTCCGTAGCTTCTCTTGAGCCATCACCAGCGAACACACCCGCTCCATAAGGTGAGCCTCCACGGATCGAGTCCATCTTGAACATTCCTGCTCCGAATGTGTAGCCTATGGGGACGAACAGCATCCCGTGGTGCACCAGCTGTGTGATTGCTGTCCATCTGCAAAACAAACACAACATGTGTTTCAGAGATCCACACTAAAAAATTGCAGAATAAATGACCTCCTAATCGTAAACTTGTGAAGATCTGCCAAAACCCATGTGATGTTAATAACTATATTAGTGTAAAGGAACCAAACTATGACAGCAGCCTAGTGACAAGAAAATAAACCGAAGGGAACATATTCTATAGAACTTAGGAGCAAAAGAGCTGAAGGGAATAGATTCCACACTGTAAGTGAGTTTAAATAATGAAAGAACATTGAAGAACCTACAATTTACAGTTCCAGTAATTGTGATGCTGAGTTAGTTAGAATCAATTCTTATAAAGTTAAATTTTACAGAATCAAATCTaataaagttttcatttttacaGTCCTATCCTACCAACACAGAGAACAGTGAACTCAATGGTGATCAGATCCAAAAACTAAAACCTTTATTAAGATTCCACCATACACTATAAATTCAATTGTTCTACTAGATAAAAGTCCTGAACACAACAAACTTTACAGACAAAACATAAATTCTCATGTCATTCTGTACTTTCGCATTTATTTCAGATGATGCCTAAATCAAAAAGACACAGCTTTGATGACAAGAACTGAACACTTGTTACTTCAAAGTCaactacttttttttaaaaccaaatgcAAGAAGCCTAAAGAGAAACAGAGTTTTAGCTTACGCAGTGGTCTCTTGTCCACCTCCTTGAGTCCCCGTACTCACGAAGAACCCAGCTGGCTTCCCGGCAAGCGTCTGCTCCTTCCACAGCTGTCCCGTCGAGTCAAAGAAAGCCTTCATCTGCGCCGCCATACACCCGTACCTCGTCGGAAACCCAAACAGAAACCCATCCGCCTCCGCCAGCTCCGCCGCCGTTATCTCCGGGATCTCCGAATCCTTCGCCGGAGCCTTCATCTGCTCGACGACCTCCTGAGAAAGCGTCTCCGGCACTCTGTACAGCTTCGCCTCCACCCCCTCCACTCCATCCGCTcccttcttcatcctcttcgcCAAGCTCTCCACGTGTCCGTACATCGAGTAGAACACCACGAAGATCTTCAGCGGCGGCGGAGAGATCGTCGTCCTCGCCGTGATCGCCGGCGTCGTCGTTCCCGTCGTCGTCGTGCGATCGTCCTCGATTGGGATCGGAGCATCGTCGGTTCCGGGACCATcggcggcggtggtggtggcgaGAGAGGacggcttcttcttcttgctcggAACGCATCCGCCTCCTTTCCCCATCGTGATTATCTCCCAACCTTCCCCGTCAAACGATAAAATCgatttaacttaaaaaaatataaataaaaaacaaaacaaactaatcAAACAACACTGTAGTAATGATCGCAATTAAAAAATGGGGGGGGGGGTTAAGTGAAGATTTAACAGTCAGGTCCGCGAAAACGGCGCCGTATACCTTACGGGCCAATATCTAAGCTGGGTTAAATCTTCTTGGCTTTATATTTATCGACCCGTTTTGTAATATTTCAAGAGAAG
This window of the Raphanus sativus cultivar WK10039 unplaced genomic scaffold, ASM80110v3 Scaffold0837, whole genome shotgun sequence genome carries:
- the LOC108838218 gene encoding NEDD8-conjugating enzyme Ubc12: MIGLFKVKEKQREQAQNASRGGGASVKKQSAGELRLHKDISELNLPSSCTISFPNGKDDLMNFEVSIKPDDGYYHNGKFVFTFQVSPVYPHEAPKVKCKTKVYHPNIDLEGNVCLNILREDWKPVLNINTVIYGLFHLFTEPNSEDPLNHEAAQVLRDNPKLFETNVRRAMTGGYVGQTFFPRCI
- the LOC130503154 gene encoding BES1/BZR1 homolog protein 2; the encoded protein is MAAGGGGGGSSSGRTPTWKERENNKRRERRRRAITAKIYSGLRGQGNYKLPKHCDNNEVLKALCLEAGWIVEDDGTTYRKGSKPPASDMLGTPTTFSTNSSIQPSPQSSAFPSPAPSYHGSPVSSSFPSPSRYDGNPSSYLLLPFLHNIASSIPANLPPLRISNSAPVTPPLSSPTSRGSKRKLMTQQLPTNGLRHPLFAISAPSSPTRRAGHQTPPTIPECDESEESSFEDSGRWINFQSTAPSSPTFNLVNQTSMVIDMKRSDWGISGMNMKGSEFEFENGTVKPWEGEMIHEVGVEDLELTLGGTKTRC
- the LOC130503153 gene encoding probable NAD(P)H dehydrogenase (quinone) FQR1-like 2, giving the protein MGKGGGCVPSKKKKPSSLATTTAADGPGTDDAPIPIEDDRTTTTGTTTPAITARTTISPPPLKIFVVFYSMYGHVESLAKRMKKGADGVEGVEAKLYRVPETLSQEVVEQMKAPAKDSEIPEITAAELAEADGFLFGFPTRYGCMAAQMKAFFDSTGQLWKEQTLAGKPAGFFVSTGTQGGGQETTAWTAITQLVHHGMLFVPIGYTFGAGMFKMDSIRGGSPYGAGVFAGDGSREATETELALAEHQGNYMAAIVKRLAQP